A stretch of the Vitis vinifera cultivar Pinot Noir 40024 chromosome 16, ASM3070453v1 genome encodes the following:
- the LOC100266540 gene encoding uncharacterized protein LOC100266540 isoform X1 gives MKTRKFKEIFIQKFSLKIISLPSCSQLKSILGIMSEIGTSSVQSSPEQEDPPQPHNGIDCGTAAGCANCDCQLFYQFCVRKRLPVEFNELGQPIGANGRILARSIGDISRNGKFAPISYIHWKMVPDQKKEDMLKVIGERFEFNANKGRTWILERLGHCWRDWTAHLKARYIDPYDTYEEKLAAYDKIVIPGLKRPRLRCNSSECLFAKGTEDVTPDQELIQQPSSPEGVSTGQPTNTEAMTEAEAGNQRLDAESFEGMMEQLEGIAADLEATKDKLVTAGSPMNELAKVEEMLNQVEGMKKRMVSRRGDMNTLANINHGDVKGGASSCTQTDATDERQQQG, from the exons atgaaaacaaggaaatttaaagaaatattcatTCAAAAATTCAGTCTCAAAAtcatctctctcccttcttgcTCTCAG TTGAAGTCAATTCTTGGAATCATGTCTGAAATAGGAACATCTTCTGTACAGTCATCCCCTGAACAAGAAGATCCACCCCAACCGCATAATGGCATAGATTGCGGTACTGCAG ctGGATGTGCAAACTGTGACTGCCAATTGTTCTACCAATTCTGTGTGCGGAAGCGCTTACCTGTGGAGTTTAATGAACTTGGGCAGCCCATTGGAGCAAATGGAAGGATACTGGCTCGATCAATAGGGGACATCTCACGCAATGGGAAGTTTGCACCCATCTCCTACATTCATTGGAAAATGGTGCCAGATCAAAAGAAGGAAGATATGTTGAAGGTCATAGGG GAGAGGTTTGAATTCAATGCAAATAAAGGCAGAACATGGATCCTTGAAAGGCTAGGCCACTGTTGGAGGGATTGGACGGCACATTTGAAAGCGAGGTATATCGATCCCTATGACACTTATGAGGAGAAATTAGCAGCCTATGACAAGATAGTCATTCCTGGTCTGAAACGCCCTCGCCTGCGCTGTAATAGCTCAGAGTGTCTGTTTGCAAAAGGTACTGAGGATGTCACTCCTGATCAGGAACTCATCCAGCAGCCCAGTAGCCCAGAGGGTGTTAGCACTGGACAACCTACCAATACTGAGGCCATGACAGAGGCTGAGGCGGGGAATCAGAGATTAGATGCAGAAAGCTTTGAAGGCATGATGGAACAACTGGAAGGCATTGCGGCTGACTTAGAAGCGACGAAAGACAAATTGGTAACTGCAGGAAGCCCAATGAATGAATTGGCTAAAGTAGAAGAAATGCTAAACCAGGTTGAAGGAATGAAAAAGAGAATGGTAAGTAGAAGAGGCGATATGAACACACTGGCTAACATCAACCATGGAGATGTTAAAGGAGGAGCTTCTAGCTGCACTCAAACAGATGCTACAGATGAAAGACAGCAACAAGGTTGA
- the LOC100266540 gene encoding uncharacterized protein LOC100266540 isoform X2 produces the protein MSEIGTSSVQSSPEQEDPPQPHNGIDCGTAAGCANCDCQLFYQFCVRKRLPVEFNELGQPIGANGRILARSIGDISRNGKFAPISYIHWKMVPDQKKEDMLKVIGERFEFNANKGRTWILERLGHCWRDWTAHLKARYIDPYDTYEEKLAAYDKIVIPGLKRPRLRCNSSECLFAKGTEDVTPDQELIQQPSSPEGVSTGQPTNTEAMTEAEAGNQRLDAESFEGMMEQLEGIAADLEATKDKLVTAGSPMNELAKVEEMLNQVEGMKKRMVSRRGDMNTLANINHGDVKGGASSCTQTDATDERQQQG, from the exons ATGTCTGAAATAGGAACATCTTCTGTACAGTCATCCCCTGAACAAGAAGATCCACCCCAACCGCATAATGGCATAGATTGCGGTACTGCAG ctGGATGTGCAAACTGTGACTGCCAATTGTTCTACCAATTCTGTGTGCGGAAGCGCTTACCTGTGGAGTTTAATGAACTTGGGCAGCCCATTGGAGCAAATGGAAGGATACTGGCTCGATCAATAGGGGACATCTCACGCAATGGGAAGTTTGCACCCATCTCCTACATTCATTGGAAAATGGTGCCAGATCAAAAGAAGGAAGATATGTTGAAGGTCATAGGG GAGAGGTTTGAATTCAATGCAAATAAAGGCAGAACATGGATCCTTGAAAGGCTAGGCCACTGTTGGAGGGATTGGACGGCACATTTGAAAGCGAGGTATATCGATCCCTATGACACTTATGAGGAGAAATTAGCAGCCTATGACAAGATAGTCATTCCTGGTCTGAAACGCCCTCGCCTGCGCTGTAATAGCTCAGAGTGTCTGTTTGCAAAAGGTACTGAGGATGTCACTCCTGATCAGGAACTCATCCAGCAGCCCAGTAGCCCAGAGGGTGTTAGCACTGGACAACCTACCAATACTGAGGCCATGACAGAGGCTGAGGCGGGGAATCAGAGATTAGATGCAGAAAGCTTTGAAGGCATGATGGAACAACTGGAAGGCATTGCGGCTGACTTAGAAGCGACGAAAGACAAATTGGTAACTGCAGGAAGCCCAATGAATGAATTGGCTAAAGTAGAAGAAATGCTAAACCAGGTTGAAGGAATGAAAAAGAGAATGGTAAGTAGAAGAGGCGATATGAACACACTGGCTAACATCAACCATGGAGATGTTAAAGGAGGAGCTTCTAGCTGCACTCAAACAGATGCTACAGATGAAAGACAGCAACAAGGTTGA